In the Oncorhynchus keta strain PuntledgeMale-10-30-2019 chromosome 14, Oket_V2, whole genome shotgun sequence genome, one interval contains:
- the LOC118380588 gene encoding sorting nexin-18-like isoform X2 produces the protein MALKARALYEFNSENTGEISLKEHEIVSLYSERDIEGWLEGSNCKGERGLFPASYVEILNNDTASTFNNNSTSEDTYRGSRYANIPTGGFGDASNKTLNQIENLSKTSIISSGFTASSPLAPEQQQQHGYQASQGSDEDWDEDWDDTSTVADEPVVVGGSHQGDFDGNGSSTYSVSTSSMSRSGNAQQAKSSATVSRNLNRFSTFVKSGGEAFVLGEAAGFVKDGDKICVVTGQYGPEWQENPYPFACTIDDPTKQTKFKGMKSYIAYKLTPTHTQTQVNRRYKHFDWLYARLVEKFPVISVPHIPEKQAAGRFEEDFISKRRKGLIWWMNHMTSHPVLSRCDVFQHFLSCNSMDQKSWKQGKRKAEKDEMVGANFFLTISTPSGPPLDLVEVESKIDGFKAFTKKMDDSVVQVNNTTNEFARKQITGFKKEYQKVGQAFNVLGQAFEQDQQAYSVGLNQAIAYTGEAYDAIGDYFAEQPRHDVDPLMDLLQLYQGHLANYPDIIHVQKGNVLILP, from the exons ATGGCGCTCAAGGCGAGGGCTTTATACGAGTTCAATTCCGAAAACACAGGGGAGATATCATTAAAGGAACATGAAATAGTGAGTTTGTACAGCGAACGGGACATTGAAGGCTGGCTAGAAGGGTCCAACTGCAAAGGCGAGAGAGGTCTCTTCCCCGCGTCCTACGTCGAGATCCTAAATAACGATACCGCGTCCACGTTTAATAATAACAGCACATCAGAGGATACTTACCGGGGATCCCGATACGCCAATATTCCAACCGGAGGTTTCGGGGACGCCTCGAATAAAACATTAAATCAAATTGAAAACTTGTCCAAAACATCAATAATATCGTCTGGGTTTACAGCGTCCTCGCCGCTTGCcccagagcagcagcagcagcacggtTACCAAGCCAGCCAGGGCAGCGATGAAGACTGGGATGAAGACTGGGATGACACCTCGACAGTGGCTGACGAGCCCGTAGTTGTTGGTGGTAGTCACCAAGGGGACTTTGATGGCAATGGCTCGTCTACATATAGCGTGTCAACATCTTCTATGTCCAGAAGTGGCAACGCTCAACAAGCCAAGAGCTCTGCTACGGTCAGTAGAAACCTCAATAGGTTTTCAACATTCGTGAAATCAGGAGGTGAAGCGTTCGTGTTAGGTGAGGCAGCTGGGTTTGTGAAAGATGGGGATAAGATCTGTGTTGTAACGGGACAATACGGTCCAGAATGGCAGGAAAACCCATACCCCTTCGCCTGTACTATAGACGACCCCACCAAGCAGACCAAGTTCAAAGGGATGAAGAGTTACATTGCCTACAAGCTGAcgcccacccacacacagacccagGTCAACAGAAGGTATAAACACTTTGACTGGCTCTACGCCCGGCTGGTGGAGAAGTTCCCTGTCATCTCGGTGCCCCACATCCCAGAGAAACAGGCCGCGGGGCGGTTTGAGGAGGACTTCATCTCTAAAAGGAGGAAAGGGTTGATATGGTGGATGAATCACATGACTAGTCACCCGGTCCTGTCCAGATGTGACGTGTTCCAGCACTTCCTCTCCTGCAACAG CATGGACCAGAAGTCATGGAAGCAGGGGAAGAGGAAGGCGGAGAAGGACGAGATGGTGGGGGCTAACTTCTTCCTCACTATCTCCACGCCCTCCGGACCCCCCCTCGACCTGGTCGAGGTCGAGTCCAAGATCGACGGCTTCAAAGCTTTCACTAAGAAAATGGACGACAGCGTGGTCCAAGTCAACAACACCACCAACGAATTCGCCCGGAAACAGATCACAGGGTTTAAGAAGGAGTACCAGAAAGTGGGCCAGGCGTTTAATGTCCTAGGACAGGCGTTTGAGCAGGACCAGCAGGCGTATTCAGTAGGGTTGAACCAGGCCATAGCGTATACAGGAGAAGCATACGACGCTATCGGAGACTACTTTGCAGAGCAGCCGAGACACGATGTGGATCCGTTAATGGATTTGTTACAGCTGTACCAGGGACATCTGGCCAACTACCCTGACATCATCCATGTACAGAAAGGTAATGTCCTCATACTACCCTGA
- the LOC118380588 gene encoding sorting nexin-18-like isoform X1, producing MALKARALYEFNSENTGEISLKEHEIVSLYSERDIEGWLEGSNCKGERGLFPASYVEILNNDTASTFNNNSTSEDTYRGSRYANIPTGGFGDASNKTLNQIENLSKTSIISSGFTASSPLAPEQQQQHGYQASQGSDEDWDEDWDDTSTVADEPVVVGGSHQGDFDGNGSSTYSVSTSSMSRSGNAQQAKSSATVSRNLNRFSTFVKSGGEAFVLGEAAGFVKDGDKICVVTGQYGPEWQENPYPFACTIDDPTKQTKFKGMKSYIAYKLTPTHTQTQVNRRYKHFDWLYARLVEKFPVISVPHIPEKQAAGRFEEDFISKRRKGLIWWMNHMTSHPVLSRCDVFQHFLSCNSMDQKSWKQGKRKAEKDEMVGANFFLTISTPSGPPLDLVEVESKIDGFKAFTKKMDDSVVQVNNTTNEFARKQITGFKKEYQKVGQAFNVLGQAFEQDQQAYSVGLNQAIAYTGEAYDAIGDYFAEQPRHDVDPLMDLLQLYQGHLANYPDIIHVQKGALNKVKESQKHVEEGKMDARQADGVNERCNIISFATLAEIQHFHQVRMRDFKAQMQQYLTEQIGFFQKITGKLEEALQKYDNA from the exons ATGGCGCTCAAGGCGAGGGCTTTATACGAGTTCAATTCCGAAAACACAGGGGAGATATCATTAAAGGAACATGAAATAGTGAGTTTGTACAGCGAACGGGACATTGAAGGCTGGCTAGAAGGGTCCAACTGCAAAGGCGAGAGAGGTCTCTTCCCCGCGTCCTACGTCGAGATCCTAAATAACGATACCGCGTCCACGTTTAATAATAACAGCACATCAGAGGATACTTACCGGGGATCCCGATACGCCAATATTCCAACCGGAGGTTTCGGGGACGCCTCGAATAAAACATTAAATCAAATTGAAAACTTGTCCAAAACATCAATAATATCGTCTGGGTTTACAGCGTCCTCGCCGCTTGCcccagagcagcagcagcagcacggtTACCAAGCCAGCCAGGGCAGCGATGAAGACTGGGATGAAGACTGGGATGACACCTCGACAGTGGCTGACGAGCCCGTAGTTGTTGGTGGTAGTCACCAAGGGGACTTTGATGGCAATGGCTCGTCTACATATAGCGTGTCAACATCTTCTATGTCCAGAAGTGGCAACGCTCAACAAGCCAAGAGCTCTGCTACGGTCAGTAGAAACCTCAATAGGTTTTCAACATTCGTGAAATCAGGAGGTGAAGCGTTCGTGTTAGGTGAGGCAGCTGGGTTTGTGAAAGATGGGGATAAGATCTGTGTTGTAACGGGACAATACGGTCCAGAATGGCAGGAAAACCCATACCCCTTCGCCTGTACTATAGACGACCCCACCAAGCAGACCAAGTTCAAAGGGATGAAGAGTTACATTGCCTACAAGCTGAcgcccacccacacacagacccagGTCAACAGAAGGTATAAACACTTTGACTGGCTCTACGCCCGGCTGGTGGAGAAGTTCCCTGTCATCTCGGTGCCCCACATCCCAGAGAAACAGGCCGCGGGGCGGTTTGAGGAGGACTTCATCTCTAAAAGGAGGAAAGGGTTGATATGGTGGATGAATCACATGACTAGTCACCCGGTCCTGTCCAGATGTGACGTGTTCCAGCACTTCCTCTCCTGCAACAG CATGGACCAGAAGTCATGGAAGCAGGGGAAGAGGAAGGCGGAGAAGGACGAGATGGTGGGGGCTAACTTCTTCCTCACTATCTCCACGCCCTCCGGACCCCCCCTCGACCTGGTCGAGGTCGAGTCCAAGATCGACGGCTTCAAAGCTTTCACTAAGAAAATGGACGACAGCGTGGTCCAAGTCAACAACACCACCAACGAATTCGCCCGGAAACAGATCACAGGGTTTAAGAAGGAGTACCAGAAAGTGGGCCAGGCGTTTAATGTCCTAGGACAGGCGTTTGAGCAGGACCAGCAGGCGTATTCAGTAGGGTTGAACCAGGCCATAGCGTATACAGGAGAAGCATACGACGCTATCGGAGACTACTTTGCAGAGCAGCCGAGACACGATGTGGATCCGTTAATGGATTTGTTACAGCTGTACCAGGGACATCTGGCCAACTACCCTGACATCATCCATGTACAGAAAG gaGCACTTAACAAGGTGAAGGAGTCCCAGAAGCACGTTGAGGAAGGCAAGATGGACGCTCGTCAGGCGGATGGAGTCAACGAGCGCTGTAACATCATCTCCTTCGCCACGCTGGCAGAGATCCAGCACTTCCACCAGGTCAGGATGAGGGACTTCAAGGCCCAGATGCAGCAGTATCTAACCGAGCAGATTGGCTTCTTCCAGAAGATCACCGGAAAGCTGGAGGAGGCCCTGCAGAAGTATGACAACgcttag